The nucleotide window GGTGATCAGGATCAGCAGCGCCCTGAGCACCTCAGTCTGCGGATCGAAACCTACCGCCGCCTGCGGCCCGTTCAGCAGGATGCGCATGCCCTGGATCGTGTAGGTGACGGGGTTGAAGCGCGCCACGCCCTGGAGCCAGCCGGGCAGCAGTTGCAGCGGCAGTTGCGCCGAGCTTGT belongs to Herpetosiphonaceae bacterium and includes:
- a CDS encoding ABC transporter permease; protein product: IALLFGLGLAGLNVFIALRTRNTETTFMIANFLTLPLLFTSSAQLPLQLLPGWLQGVARFNPVTYTIQGMRILLNGPQAAVGFDPQTEVLRALLILITIASITLTLAVRSFRRNVR